In a genomic window of Methanomassiliicoccus sp.:
- a CDS encoding DUF835 domain-containing protein, whose translation MPIPQRGHTNSINALGVNSGDPEFLFDYGRIYLVCEKRLDRTLRILQEFHYSGSKTLCVTRLHPDLLQERMPGMTVESAWLSERYGINNIPPNQLQRISQRIGSFLLGKKNAVVLLEGIEYLATFNDFLKVQMFLENVNDQIMSSKAILLVPLDPESMDMRSMAKLRRFAEVVAPQYGAL comes from the coding sequence TTGCCCATTCCCCAAAGAGGCCATACGAATAGCATCAACGCCCTGGGCGTCAATTCAGGGGACCCAGAGTTCCTGTTCGATTATGGCAGGATATACCTAGTCTGCGAAAAGAGACTGGACCGAACGCTGCGCATCCTGCAGGAGTTCCATTACTCGGGATCCAAGACCCTCTGCGTTACCCGTCTCCATCCCGACCTGTTGCAGGAGAGGATGCCCGGAATGACGGTCGAATCTGCCTGGCTGAGTGAGCGTTACGGCATAAACAACATACCTCCAAATCAGTTACAGAGGATCTCCCAGCGCATAGGCTCGTTCCTGCTGGGAAAGAAGAATGCCGTGGTCCTCCTCGAGGGCATTGAGTACCTCGCCACATTCAATGATTTTCTCAAGGTCCAGATGTTCCTCGAGAACGTCAACGACCAGATCATGTCCTCCAAGGCCATTCTGCTCGTACCTCTGGACCCAGAGTCCATGGACATGAGGTCGATGGCCAAGCTGAGACGTTTCGCCGAGGTCGTCGCCCCCCAGTACGGCGCCCTCTGA